In Mangrovivirga cuniculi, the following proteins share a genomic window:
- a CDS encoding ankyrin repeat domain-containing protein codes for MDLNDFNNAIRSGNTEIAKQCIENDPKIVDHIDERGFTPLVMAAYFDQDKMVQLLVDNGANPNAVDAAGNTPLMGASFKGLISIAETLINAGTDLNIQNANGDTALTFACKYGQEEIAKLLIEKGAKKDIKDNDGLTPIDHAKQEGFDWAKKL; via the coding sequence ATGGATTTAAACGACTTCAATAATGCAATTCGGTCCGGTAATACAGAAATAGCCAAACAATGTATAGAAAATGACCCTAAAATAGTAGACCACATTGATGAACGGGGATTTACTCCTCTCGTAATGGCAGCCTACTTTGACCAGGATAAAATGGTGCAGCTGCTTGTCGATAATGGAGCCAACCCTAATGCCGTAGATGCCGCTGGTAATACTCCACTTATGGGCGCTTCATTTAAGGGATTAATATCAATCGCCGAAACGTTGATAAATGCAGGTACAGATCTAAACATTCAAAATGCCAACGGAGATACTGCACTTACCTTTGCCTGCAAGTATGGTCAGGAAGAAATCGCAAAATTACTAATAGAAAAGGGTGCAAAAAAGGACATTAAAGACAACGATGGACTTACTCCTATTGACCATGCAAAGCAGGAGGGCTTTGATTGGGCTAAGAAACTTTAA
- a CDS encoding DEAD/DEAH box helicase, whose product MTFNELGLNKSILHALNKQGYTNPTPIQERAIPVLLQGKDLLGCAQTGTGKTAAFTIPILQHLENEPSQGKGKRKIKSLVVTPTRELAVQIGESIAAYGEFTHLKHTVIFGGVKQGAQTKALHHGVDILVATPGRLLDLINQGFISLDHIKYFVLDEADQMLDMGFIHDIKKIIKKLPKKRQSLFFSATMAKPIVELSQQILGEPEQITIKPEKPTAEKVTQKVYHVSKRNKNNLLLHILKEGSEESTLVFSRTKHGANKIVKKLNQAGIEADAIHGNKSQTARQKALNKFKKGDSSVLVATDIAARGIDVDGLELVINYDLPNVAETYVHRIGRTGRADKAGVAVSFCDRDEKAYLRDIQKLIKQEVTIVEGHPYERPDGEEEPEKKPCSKKPERKLSKRHQHHNKEKNQRNFRRKKHHKGGNRGGRNNS is encoded by the coding sequence ATGACATTTAATGAATTAGGGCTTAATAAGTCTATCCTGCATGCTTTGAATAAGCAAGGATACACAAACCCTACCCCGATACAGGAAAGAGCCATTCCTGTTTTATTACAAGGTAAAGATCTTTTAGGATGTGCACAGACCGGTACCGGTAAAACAGCGGCATTTACTATCCCTATACTTCAACATCTGGAAAACGAACCTTCTCAAGGGAAGGGAAAAAGAAAAATAAAATCGTTGGTTGTTACTCCAACACGAGAACTTGCTGTACAAATCGGAGAAAGTATTGCTGCTTATGGTGAATTCACTCATTTAAAGCATACAGTAATCTTTGGCGGTGTAAAACAAGGTGCTCAGACCAAAGCCCTGCATCATGGAGTAGATATCCTTGTAGCAACACCCGGGCGATTACTCGATCTGATCAATCAGGGATTTATTTCTCTTGATCATATAAAATATTTTGTTCTTGACGAAGCAGATCAGATGCTCGACATGGGCTTTATCCATGATATTAAAAAGATCATCAAGAAGCTTCCAAAGAAAAGGCAATCTCTTTTCTTTTCTGCGACAATGGCTAAGCCTATTGTAGAACTGTCACAGCAAATACTTGGCGAACCGGAGCAGATCACCATCAAACCTGAAAAGCCTACAGCCGAAAAAGTTACTCAGAAGGTTTACCATGTTAGTAAGAGGAACAAAAACAATCTCCTTTTACACATTTTAAAAGAAGGTTCTGAAGAATCTACACTTGTATTTTCACGAACTAAGCATGGAGCAAATAAAATCGTTAAAAAACTTAATCAGGCAGGCATCGAGGCAGATGCAATCCACGGAAATAAATCGCAGACTGCTCGTCAAAAAGCGTTAAATAAATTCAAGAAAGGTGACTCTTCAGTATTGGTTGCAACTGATATTGCCGCAAGGGGTATTGATGTAGACGGACTTGAATTGGTGATCAATTATGACCTTCCAAACGTTGCTGAAACTTATGTTCACAGAATAGGTCGTACCGGAAGAGCAGACAAAGCCGGTGTAGCTGTATCATTTTGCGACAGGGATGAAAAAGCCTACCTCAGAGACATTCAAAAATTAATTAAACAGGAGGTCACTATCGTCGAAGGCCATCCTTATGAAAGACCGGATGGTGAAGAAGAACCTGAAAAGAAACCGTGTAGTAAGAAGCCGGAGCGCAAGTTAAGTAAGCGTCATCAGCATCATAACAAGGAAAAAAATCAACGGAATTTCAGGAGAAAAAAACACCATAAAGGAGGTAACCGCGGAGGCAGAAATAATAGTTAA
- a CDS encoding alpha/beta hydrolase has translation MEKTNFINRNKAINKELVFNLPSGRKISYTIYGALEGRPVFAFHGTPGSRIWFTEDDEESKLQNIKLITVDRPGYGLSTPVKGRSIIDFADDINALADHLNINKYAVLGISGGSVYSLACAYRSPDRVIKATSISSIVPFINGRPPKEMCSENRNAFFLAKYLPFLAKWILNGSRKMIAKDPDKYIHHVQNQVDHLCSSDREFIQKEEAGNIILNTMKEAFRQSVHEAATEPSLLSKPWGFEPKDIQIPVEIWHGIDDTLTPIDPVKNYYEGKKNFICHFIEDKGHFMDADKDIWKEILLRAT, from the coding sequence ATGGAGAAAACTAATTTTATTAATCGTAATAAAGCTATTAATAAAGAGCTTGTATTTAATTTACCTTCAGGTAGAAAAATTAGTTACACTATTTACGGAGCATTAGAGGGCAGGCCTGTTTTCGCATTTCATGGTACTCCGGGTTCACGGATTTGGTTTACAGAAGATGATGAAGAGTCAAAACTTCAGAATATAAAACTGATCACAGTTGACCGGCCCGGATATGGTTTATCTACACCTGTAAAAGGAAGAAGTATAATCGATTTTGCTGACGATATTAATGCATTGGCAGATCATCTGAATATCAATAAATATGCTGTGCTGGGAATATCCGGTGGATCAGTTTACTCCCTGGCTTGTGCTTACAGATCCCCTGATAGAGTCATTAAGGCAACTTCGATAAGTTCGATTGTTCCATTCATTAATGGCCGACCACCTAAAGAAATGTGTTCAGAAAACAGAAATGCTTTTTTCCTGGCTAAATATCTCCCCTTCCTGGCAAAGTGGATTTTAAACGGTAGTAGAAAAATGATAGCTAAAGACCCTGATAAATATATTCATCATGTCCAGAACCAGGTTGATCACCTATGCTCTTCAGACCGGGAGTTTATCCAAAAGGAAGAAGCTGGAAATATCATATTAAACACCATGAAAGAAGCTTTCCGCCAGTCTGTACATGAAGCAGCGACAGAACCATCGTTGCTATCAAAACCATGGGGATTCGAACCAAAAGACATCCAAATACCTGTTGAAATCTGGCATGGCATTGATGACACGTTAACCCCAATAGACCCGGTGAAAAATTACTATGAGGGTAAAAAGAACTTTATTTGTCATTTTATAGAAGATAAAGGCCACTTTATGGATGCTGATAAGGATATCTGGAAAGAAATCCTTCTTCGAGCTACCTGA
- a CDS encoding transposase, with product MQRNNSLRNPEWDYRSRGIYFITIITKNRSPYFGNIVSGILEKTEIGSLVHNYWHEIPLHFKNIQLGQYIIMPDHLHGIIHIKKQVNNRIINYLDEDLKNSKNVHMASISPKPSSLSTIIRSFKSAVTKDARKIDLEFAWQRSFHDKIIQKSEIPFYNKYMEENPGYFNETQ from the coding sequence ATGCAAAGGAATAATTCATTGCGAAACCCGGAATGGGATTATAGATCTAGAGGAATTTATTTTATTACAATAATAACCAAAAATAGATCACCATATTTTGGGAATATTGTAAGTGGAATTTTAGAAAAAACCGAAATTGGAAGTCTTGTCCATAATTATTGGCATGAAATACCTCTACATTTCAAAAATATTCAATTAGGACAGTACATAATAATGCCTGATCATCTACATGGTATTATCCATATCAAGAAACAAGTCAATAATAGAATTATAAATTATCTAGATGAAGATTTAAAAAATAGCAAAAATGTACATATGGCTTCAATCTCTCCTAAGCCATCATCATTATCAACAATAATTAGATCTTTCAAATCTGCTGTAACAAAAGATGCAAGAAAAATAGATTTAGAGTTTGCCTGGCAAAGATCTTTTCATGATAAAATAATTCAAAAATCTGAAATTCCATTTTACAACAAATACATGGAAGAAAACCCTGGATACTTTAATGAAACACAGTAA
- a CDS encoding glutaminase, translating into MVFDYRKIFREIADEITDMNDLGHVADYIPELKHIDPDKFGVHLTDITDQHYDFGDASEKFSIQSIAKVLSLILAFKNEGVSIWNRVGVEPSGSPFNSLVQLEYEKGIPRNPFINAGALVVSDILISYLDDPKKEFISFVRELAQSEDIHYNPQVAESEKATGDRNSALVHFMKSFDNIENDPNEVLDFYFYLCSVEMNCRELSRAFLFLANYGTDPLTDNRILTPSKAKRVNAIMQMCGFYDEAGDFAFKVGLPGKSGVGGGIAAVLPGEYSIAVWSPRLNNRGNSYKAMKFLEKFTTKTNTSIF; encoded by the coding sequence ATGGTGTTTGATTACAGAAAGATATTCAGAGAGATAGCCGACGAGATCACAGATATGAATGATCTCGGTCATGTTGCTGATTACATTCCGGAACTCAAGCATATTGATCCTGATAAATTCGGCGTCCACTTAACAGACATTACCGATCAGCATTATGATTTTGGTGATGCCAGTGAGAAATTTAGTATACAAAGTATTGCGAAAGTTTTATCTCTGATTCTGGCATTTAAAAATGAAGGAGTAAGCATCTGGAACCGCGTTGGAGTAGAACCCTCCGGATCACCATTTAATTCCTTGGTGCAATTAGAATACGAAAAGGGGATTCCACGAAACCCATTTATCAATGCCGGAGCATTAGTGGTATCAGATATATTGATTAGTTACCTGGACGACCCGAAAAAAGAGTTTATTAGTTTCGTAAGAGAATTGGCTCAGTCTGAAGATATTCACTACAATCCCCAGGTTGCTGAGTCAGAAAAAGCTACTGGAGATAGAAATTCTGCCCTGGTGCATTTTATGAAATCTTTTGATAACATCGAAAACGATCCGAATGAAGTTCTCGATTTCTATTTTTATTTATGCTCTGTTGAAATGAATTGCAGAGAGTTGTCAAGAGCCTTTTTATTTCTCGCTAATTACGGGACAGATCCATTAACTGATAATAGAATATTAACCCCCAGCAAAGCCAAACGTGTCAATGCTATAATGCAAATGTGTGGATTCTATGATGAAGCTGGTGATTTTGCTTTTAAGGTTGGTTTACCTGGGAAAAGTGGTGTAGGAGGAGGAATTGCAGCTGTTTTACCCGGTGAATACAGTATAGCTGTATGGAGCCCCAGATTAAATAATCGGGGTAATTCTTATAAGGCAATGAAATTTTTAGAGAAGTTTACTACCAAAACGAATACCTCTATTTTTTAA
- a CDS encoding RNA polymerase sigma factor — MSRDFYQQEILPFAGIIIKICRAYTDTESDFEDYYQEVCLQIWRSREKFKGNSEWSTFVYRITLNVCLTLNRQDKKKKVEGSLPDDLNIETSNSAFQNEEVQMLYGAIKQLREVDRVLILLYLEEKSYAEIGEVLNLKANNVGVRVKRIKKRLKKIIDGKVN; from the coding sequence GTGAGCAGAGATTTTTACCAACAAGAGATTTTACCCTTTGCCGGCATCATTATTAAAATATGCAGGGCTTACACAGATACTGAATCTGATTTCGAAGATTATTACCAGGAAGTGTGTTTGCAAATCTGGCGAAGCAGAGAAAAATTCAAGGGTAACTCCGAATGGTCAACTTTTGTGTACCGCATTACTTTAAATGTATGCCTGACCCTGAATCGCCAGGACAAAAAGAAAAAAGTGGAGGGGTCATTGCCGGATGATTTAAATATCGAAACAAGCAATAGTGCATTTCAAAATGAAGAGGTTCAGATGTTGTACGGTGCGATTAAGCAGCTTAGAGAAGTCGATCGTGTCCTGATTCTTCTCTATCTCGAAGAAAAATCATATGCTGAAATCGGTGAAGTGCTCAATTTGAAAGCTAACAATGTAGGTGTACGTGTAAAACGAATTAAAAAACGATTAAAAAAAATTATCGATGGAAAAGTCAATTGA
- a CDS encoding RDD family protein: protein MKISKLPIVPLALILGVLGLFSDFTYYFFATDPGETNIFQQILYWISPNAGFWMQGLDILNISNDSGMGSINIISVLVFTLFLIGALLYYYSDGKRSNLLRVCFSIILLTAGLGMIFGPLNFIFIQLSDDLNISYALGNNWSWIPFFAKNVILTFISFKIIKQITKENESKIISANANQPVNRGYRFAHYLIDMMVCFFYLALAIKNSIFFARVLDFGYEFDELSLQIAFYLSLILYYIFFEATFQATPGKMATGSKLVAEKGKLSIGKVIGRTFSRFVPFEPFSFFGDKGWHDKWTNTTVVKEGSQASEKHKITYEELGLIDA from the coding sequence ATGAAAATAAGTAAACTACCTATTGTCCCTTTAGCATTAATACTTGGAGTTCTGGGACTATTTTCCGACTTCACCTACTATTTTTTTGCTACAGATCCGGGAGAAACTAACATATTTCAACAAATTCTATATTGGATTTCACCAAATGCAGGATTCTGGATGCAAGGATTAGATATATTAAACATTTCGAATGATTCCGGAATGGGAAGTATCAATATTATAAGCGTATTGGTTTTTACACTTTTTTTAATAGGTGCTCTACTCTACTATTACTCAGATGGTAAAAGATCTAATTTACTCAGAGTTTGTTTTTCAATAATTTTATTAACCGCCGGATTAGGAATGATATTCGGACCTTTAAATTTTATTTTTATCCAACTCTCTGACGACTTAAACATAAGTTACGCATTGGGAAATAACTGGTCATGGATTCCCTTTTTTGCTAAAAATGTAATCTTGACTTTCATATCGTTTAAGATTATTAAACAAATAACTAAAGAAAATGAAAGCAAAATCATTTCTGCTAATGCAAATCAACCTGTTAACAGAGGCTATCGATTTGCGCATTATCTAATAGATATGATGGTCTGCTTTTTTTACCTAGCTCTGGCGATAAAAAATTCTATATTCTTCGCAAGAGTACTTGATTTTGGATATGAGTTCGATGAGCTTTCTTTGCAAATAGCCTTTTATCTTTCTTTAATCCTTTATTATATTTTCTTTGAAGCTACTTTTCAGGCAACCCCTGGAAAAATGGCAACAGGTTCAAAACTTGTGGCTGAAAAAGGAAAATTGTCAATTGGAAAGGTAATTGGCAGAACTTTCTCCAGGTTCGTTCCTTTCGAACCATTTTCATTTTTTGGAGATAAGGGCTGGCACGACAAATGGACAAACACAACAGTTGTAAAAGAAGGTTCTCAGGCCAGTGAGAAACATAAAATTACTTACGAAGAACTTGGCCTGATCGACGCATAA
- a CDS encoding AsmA family protein, with product MASFFRKRSWKKWIIPFVVVVIIIPAIGISVVYANQQQIVHEMVDYLNEDFRGKLEIEGSHISPFANFPYVSIDLEHVKVFESKEADSPLLLHLEDTYIGFDIWSMMGGEYDIKAIKLEGGFIKLVQHKDGSFNIANALTSATDSITHEEDHLHLELNAVNLKNIDLMKLNEENNLLAEAFINEAESSFKTTKDHTYIELDSKFLFNLIADGDTTFLHDKHIDLHTTLDLDAKTGKLEILPSELNIEKALFKMDGSVDFENDMFLDLNFKGNKPNFNLFLAFAPPEIMPALERYDNGGRIYFDASVKGKSINGHNPAVNVDFGCEEAFINNTEADKSVNELYFEGHFTNGEKRDASTMALSIIDFSAKPEAGNFSGKLNVKNFDSPDIDLQLTSDFNLDFLAEFLDIQNLQDVSGKISLTMNFHDIIDLEHPERSIEKLNESYYTVLKIDNLNFNSSKYPLPIKDVNVDLTMDGHAAKVKKFEGEIGTSDISITAMISDLPAILHHTDLPVEAILDIKSSRIDLTELTRIEGDSSSIHEVITDLRTKFKFKSSARAFTESPNLPVGEFFIEKLHANLHNYPHELHDFNADIIVDNENFQIIDFTGMIDESDFHFNGKLENYDLWFDEGPVGLTKVNFHLNSDILQLDDLFAYGGENHVPEDYRHEEFSDLHIQGVAKLEFNHKLVSSHIAISALETNMKVHHMRFEKFSGDFFIDSTSIKASNVGGKVGNSNFKIDFKYDLSEDTLNHHHTFKLTAPRLDFDQLFAYNPPPDDQKMTPEDHEAGFNIFEVPFSNMDFSFDIGHLNYHRYLLDDFVLKGRMKENHYIYIDTMSLKAAGGKVDLNGYFNGSDPKAIYFSPKMQVSNVDLDKLLFKFENFGQDHLVSENLHGKLSGTINGKIHMHADMIPIIDDSELHMDLKVVNGSLNHYPAFDALSDYFGDKNLSNVRFDTLQNKLDLNNGYLNIPSMNINSTIGFFEISGKQNMDLEMEYYLRIPLQVVTKAGMQKLFGKKKKHRKIR from the coding sequence ATGGCCTCATTTTTTAGAAAAAGATCCTGGAAAAAATGGATCATTCCATTCGTTGTTGTAGTCATTATAATTCCTGCAATTGGAATCAGCGTTGTGTATGCTAACCAGCAGCAGATCGTTCACGAAATGGTCGATTATCTAAACGAAGATTTCAGAGGAAAACTAGAAATTGAAGGCAGTCATATTTCTCCTTTTGCTAACTTCCCTTATGTTTCAATCGATCTGGAACATGTAAAAGTATTTGAAAGCAAAGAAGCAGACAGCCCTTTACTTCTTCACCTGGAAGATACATACATTGGATTTGATATCTGGTCAATGATGGGAGGTGAATACGATATCAAAGCCATCAAATTAGAAGGTGGATTCATCAAATTAGTGCAGCATAAAGATGGGTCTTTTAATATCGCCAATGCACTGACTTCAGCTACTGACAGCATTACCCATGAGGAAGATCATTTGCACCTGGAATTGAATGCGGTGAATCTGAAAAATATCGACCTGATGAAGCTCAATGAGGAAAACAACCTCCTTGCTGAAGCTTTTATAAATGAGGCTGAATCGAGTTTCAAAACAACTAAAGACCATACTTATATAGAATTAGATAGCAAATTTCTGTTTAACCTGATCGCCGATGGGGATACTACGTTTCTTCACGACAAGCACATTGATCTGCATACTACATTAGATCTTGATGCCAAAACGGGTAAACTGGAAATTCTTCCCTCTGAACTCAATATAGAAAAGGCCTTATTTAAAATGGATGGAAGCGTTGATTTTGAAAATGACATGTTTCTCGACCTTAATTTCAAGGGTAATAAGCCTAACTTTAATCTTTTTCTAGCCTTTGCTCCACCTGAAATCATGCCTGCCTTAGAGCGTTATGATAATGGAGGTAGAATTTATTTCGATGCGAGTGTTAAAGGGAAATCGATCAACGGACATAATCCTGCGGTAAATGTCGATTTTGGTTGCGAAGAAGCATTTATAAATAATACAGAAGCTGATAAATCAGTCAATGAATTATATTTTGAAGGGCACTTTACCAATGGTGAAAAACGAGATGCCAGTACAATGGCCCTCAGCATTATTGACTTTTCAGCTAAGCCGGAAGCAGGGAATTTCAGTGGTAAGCTAAATGTCAAAAATTTCGATTCTCCGGATATCGATCTTCAATTGACATCTGATTTTAATCTCGATTTTCTTGCAGAATTTTTAGACATTCAAAACCTGCAGGATGTAAGTGGCAAGATTTCACTTACCATGAATTTTCACGACATCATTGATCTTGAACATCCGGAAAGGAGCATCGAAAAACTCAATGAATCCTATTACACTGTTCTTAAAATTGACAACCTGAACTTTAACAGCAGTAAATATCCATTACCTATCAAAGATGTCAATGTTGACCTTACTATGGATGGTCATGCTGCCAAAGTCAAAAAATTTGAAGGGGAAATAGGTACTTCGGATATTTCTATAACAGCAATGATCTCAGATCTACCGGCAATTTTACATCATACCGACTTACCTGTAGAAGCAATTCTCGATATTAAATCTTCCCGTATAGATCTTACAGAACTGACAAGGATAGAAGGGGACAGTTCTTCGATCCATGAAGTGATCACTGACCTACGTACAAAGTTTAAGTTTAAAAGTTCTGCCAGGGCATTCACAGAGTCTCCTAACCTTCCGGTCGGTGAGTTTTTTATTGAAAAGCTTCATGCTAATCTGCATAATTATCCACATGAGCTACATGATTTTAATGCAGACATTATAGTGGATAATGAAAACTTTCAAATTATCGACTTTACAGGTATGATCGATGAAAGTGATTTTCATTTTAACGGTAAACTTGAAAACTACGACCTCTGGTTTGATGAGGGGCCTGTTGGTTTGACCAAAGTAAACTTTCATCTAAACTCAGATATTTTACAACTTGACGATCTGTTTGCTTACGGTGGCGAAAATCATGTTCCTGAAGATTATCGCCACGAAGAGTTTTCTGATCTGCATATCCAGGGAGTGGCTAAACTGGAATTCAATCATAAACTGGTTTCATCACACATTGCTATTTCAGCATTGGAAACGAACATGAAAGTCCATCACATGCGGTTTGAGAAATTCAGCGGTGATTTTTTTATTGATAGTACCTCAATTAAAGCCAGCAATGTCGGAGGAAAAGTAGGCAACTCAAATTTTAAAATAGACTTTAAGTATGATCTTTCTGAAGACACGTTAAACCACCATCATACATTTAAATTAACTGCTCCGAGATTAGACTTTGATCAGCTGTTTGCATACAATCCTCCACCGGATGATCAGAAAATGACACCCGAGGACCACGAAGCAGGATTCAATATTTTTGAAGTGCCTTTTAGCAATATGGACTTCTCATTTGATATCGGACATTTGAATTACCACCGATATCTTTTGGATGATTTTGTCTTAAAAGGCAGGATGAAAGAAAATCACTACATTTATATTGATACGATGTCATTGAAAGCTGCGGGAGGCAAAGTTGATCTGAATGGTTATTTTAATGGATCAGACCCTAAAGCAATCTATTTCAGCCCTAAAATGCAGGTCAGTAATGTAGATCTTGACAAACTGCTTTTCAAATTTGAAAACTTCGGACAAGATCACCTGGTTTCAGAAAACCTTCATGGAAAGCTTAGTGGTACAATAAATGGAAAAATTCATATGCATGCCGATATGATTCCAATCATTGATGATTCAGAATTACATATGGATTTAAAAGTTGTAAATGGAAGCCTGAATCATTATCCGGCCTTTGATGCATTATCAGATTACTTTGGAGATAAAAATTTGAGTAACGTACGTTTTGATACCCTTCAGAATAAGTTGGACCTAAATAACGGATATTTAAATATTCCATCCATGAATATTAATTCTACAATTGGGTTTTTTGAAATCTCCGGAAAACAAAACATGGATCTGGAAATGGAATATTATCTGCGAATACCATTGCAGGTAGTGACTAAAGCAGGAATGCAAAAGTTATTCGGCAAGAAAAAGAAGCATCGGAAGATCAGGTAG
- a CDS encoding helix-turn-helix domain-containing protein, translated as MLADENIYNAVMHIESNFASDSDIKILSDIACYSPVHFRRLFKNQTGYTPAKYLEMIRISKSIELIRAKAPVREIAFDIGFNNYETFIRAFKKYSGIAPGDLISLLKILEQETDEDQPVVIIHESASLSQTRSLLENSLEENLFTKDKIQDLKVFRITESSKSTRKITDKFSFYDDLVTAQTIINSF; from the coding sequence ATGTTAGCTGATGAAAACATATATAATGCGGTAATGCATATCGAAAGTAATTTTGCGTCAGATTCAGACATCAAAATTCTTTCAGATATAGCCTGCTATTCCCCTGTACATTTCCGAAGATTATTTAAAAATCAGACCGGGTATACACCAGCAAAATACCTGGAAATGATCAGAATTAGCAAAAGCATCGAATTAATCAGAGCAAAGGCTCCGGTCAGAGAAATTGCCTTTGATATCGGTTTCAATAATTATGAAACATTTATCAGAGCTTTTAAAAAGTATTCAGGCATTGCTCCAGGGGATCTGATAAGCTTGTTAAAGATATTAGAACAAGAAACCGATGAAGATCAGCCGGTTGTTATTATCCACGAATCAGCAAGCCTTTCTCAAACCCGTTCACTTTTGGAAAATTCACTTGAAGAGAACCTTTTTACAAAAGATAAAATTCAGGATCTTAAGGTTTTTCGAATAACTGAGTCCTCTAAAAGTACCAGAAAAATAACTGATAAATTTTCTTTTTATGATGATCTCGTCACGGCACAGACGATCATCAACTCATTTTAA
- a CDS encoding SulP family inorganic anion transporter encodes MKKIFNLFDLKQKVNYPTEILSGLTVALALVPEAVAFAMIAKLSPLVGLYAAFVMGLVTSILGGRPGMISGATGAVAIVIAALAVSHGPEYVFATVILAGLIQILAGVFKLGKFMRLVPQPVIFGFVNGLAVIIFMAQLGQFKNDSGDWLSGMPLYMNLGLVLITMFIIWGLPKLTKVFPSSLAGILAVFGLVAVFGIDTKTVGDIASIEGGFPPFHIPDVPFDMEMLKLIFPYALIMAGVGLIESLLTLNIVDEITQTRGRGNKEAVAQGTANILSGMFSGMGGCAMIGQSLINISSGARARLSGIVAAVMLLVFIMFGAGIIEQLPMAALTGVMIMVAIGTFEWASLRTFRRMPKSDVFVMVLVTLITVFLHNLALAVLVGVIISALVFAWDNAKRIRARKHIDENGVKHYEIYGPLFFGSVSVFNEKFDVKNDPDEVIIDFAESRVVDQSAIEALNKLTERYQKEGKTIHLKHLSEDCRRLLNNADKLIDVNVMEDPTYKVVVDKV; translated from the coding sequence ATGAAGAAGATTTTCAATTTATTCGACCTGAAACAAAAGGTTAATTATCCAACTGAGATTTTATCTGGATTAACTGTAGCACTCGCACTGGTTCCCGAGGCGGTAGCTTTTGCAATGATCGCTAAATTATCTCCATTAGTTGGTCTTTATGCAGCATTTGTAATGGGATTGGTGACATCCATTTTAGGTGGTCGCCCCGGAATGATCTCTGGTGCAACGGGAGCTGTGGCAATTGTGATTGCTGCCCTTGCGGTTTCTCATGGTCCTGAATATGTTTTTGCGACGGTTATTCTTGCAGGTTTGATACAGATTCTTGCCGGGGTGTTTAAACTCGGTAAATTTATGAGGCTGGTGCCCCAACCGGTAATCTTCGGATTTGTAAACGGACTGGCGGTCATCATTTTTATGGCTCAATTGGGGCAGTTTAAAAATGATTCGGGTGACTGGCTTTCCGGTATGCCTTTATATATGAATTTAGGATTGGTTTTGATCACCATGTTTATAATCTGGGGCTTACCAAAGTTAACCAAAGTTTTCCCGTCTTCGCTGGCAGGTATTTTAGCAGTATTTGGTTTGGTGGCAGTATTCGGTATTGATACGAAAACTGTGGGAGACATCGCTTCAATTGAAGGTGGATTCCCTCCGTTTCATATCCCCGATGTTCCTTTTGATATGGAAATGCTCAAATTGATCTTTCCTTATGCGCTGATAATGGCAGGTGTTGGATTGATAGAATCGCTGTTAACACTGAACATCGTAGATGAGATTACTCAGACGAGGGGACGTGGAAATAAAGAAGCAGTAGCCCAGGGTACAGCAAATATTTTATCGGGAATGTTCTCAGGAATGGGAGGCTGTGCTATGATTGGACAGAGTTTGATTAACATTAGTTCAGGCGCAAGAGCGCGACTTTCTGGTATTGTAGCTGCTGTCATGTTACTTGTTTTCATCATGTTTGGTGCCGGGATTATAGAACAATTGCCTATGGCGGCTCTTACAGGAGTTATGATCATGGTGGCTATTGGAACCTTCGAGTGGGCAAGTTTGAGAACTTTCCGAAGAATGCCGAAATCAGATGTTTTTGTAATGGTGTTGGTGACTCTAATCACTGTATTCCTGCATAATCTTGCTTTAGCTGTATTGGTTGGAGTGATTATTTCCGCATTAGTTTTTGCCTGGGATAATGCCAAAAGGATCCGTGCAAGAAAGCATATCGACGAGAACGGAGTTAAGCATTATGAAATTTACGGTCCGTTATTTTTTGGTTCTGTGAGTGTTTTCAATGAAAAGTTTGATGTTAAAAATGACCCTGATGAAGTAATTATCGATTTTGCTGAAAGCAGGGTAGTGGATCAATCGGCTATTGAGGCTCTTAACAAACTAACTGAAAGATATCAGAAAGAAGGTAAAACTATAC